The proteins below come from a single Cololabis saira isolate AMF1-May2022 chromosome 2, fColSai1.1, whole genome shotgun sequence genomic window:
- the trpm5 gene encoding transient receptor potential cation channel subfamily M member 5 isoform X1 — translation MPEKQDTPLATLQPQTRCLQCGDILEWSEEHSVLLGCSCSTVDETLENVARGLASKMKKKSHWAAGRVGDIDFCGSTKMRGKFVRVRSNTDPVLIYQMLTEEWSLSPPHLVVALVGGDELAQMKPWLHDTLRKGLVKAAQSTGAWILTNGLRFGITKHLGQAVRDHSLASTSSKVRVVAIGIAPWNMIHGREALLTAKVDEPAVYKSQDLPHGSVYSLDSHHSHFVLVEEDPNRPGATSEMRVKLLRHISLQRTAYGGTGSFEIPVLCFLVHGEPKILQRMYKGIGNSTPWLILAGSGGVADILVTLMNSGCWDTDSVHELLLDTFPNAHHGADISNWVKLIQRILDHGHLLTVHDPGQESSDLDTVILKALVKACKSQSQEAQDFLDELKLAVAWNRVDIAKSDIFNGDVEWKACDLEEVMMDALINDKPDFVRLFVDNGVNLGEFLTYGRLQELYWSVSEKSLFHNLLLKKYEEKQLLLGAARAPGPPGHHASEQAKPRFTLFEVAKVLKDFLHDSCKGFYQKIPTEKPAKGRLFHSQKNLPELEGRCEHPWRDLFLWAVLQNRQQMANYFWTMGPEAVAAALAGCKILKEMARLESEAESARSMKEAKYEQFALDLFGECYSNNEDRAYALLVRRTNCWSKTTVLNLATEADAKSFFAHDGVQALLTKIWWGAMTTDTAISKLVVSFFCPALIWTNLIKFSEEELDNRNGNQQFVELDSLDTEKALLLTDDDDDPLDSSPGGAATQSCASVWWRFFLRRWRRFWSAPVTVFLGNVIMYFAFLCLFTYVLLLDFRPPPPSGPGAPEIMLYFWVFTLVLEELRQSFFTDEEISILKKFKLYLEDNWNKCDMVAILLFVVGVSCRMASGTYEAGRTVLAIDFMVFTLRLIHIFAIHKQLGPKIIIVERMMKDVFFFLFFLSVWMIAYGVATQALLHPNDPRIDWVFRRALYRPYLHIFGQIPLEEIDAAWMPKMNCTNDRDEIILGLLPPCPNVYANWLVILLLVIFLLVTNVLLLNLLIAMFSYTFQVVQGNTDIFWKFQRYNLIVEYHSRPALAPPFIIISHLSQVLLCMIKRPESKQEHLEREMPAGLDQRLITWETVQKENYLAKLERQHWESSEERLKSTSSKVQSLLRIIGGYKDQEKRLASMESQIRYCGEVLSWMAECFAQSTLNCGRDAPRAPVSPTGSKAGSSADMSPIQPEKEAKKEERGAKAAHPGFGANKKFPYIDE, via the exons TTGGGCTGCCGGAAGAGTGGGTGACATTGACTTTTGTGGCTCTACCAAGATGAGAGGAAAG tttgtgaGAGTGCGCAGCAACACGGACCCAGTGCTGATCTACCAGATGCTGACGGAAGAGTGGAGCCTTTCTCCCCCACACCTTGTAGTGGCTCTGGTGGGAGGAGATGAACTGGCTCAGATGAAGCCGTGGCTGCATGACACTCTGAGAAAAGGACTGGTGAAGGCTGCACAGAGCACAG GGGCTTGGATTCTGACCAATGGTCTTCGCTTCGGCATCACCAAACACTTGGGTCAGGCAGTGAGAGATCATTCCTTGGCCAGCACGTCCTCCAAAGTTCGTGTAGTGGCCATCGGCATCGCGCCCTGGAACATGATCCACGGCCGAGAGGCGCTACTCACCGCCAAG GTGGATGAGCCTGCAGTATACAAATCGCAGGACTTGCCTCATGGTTCAGTGTATTCTCTGGACAGCCACCACTCACACTTTGTGCTTGTGGAGGAGGATCCCAACAGACCAGGGGCGACCAGTGAGATGAGGGTGAAGCTGCTCAGACACATCTCCCTGCAGCGCACAGCTTATGGAG GCACAGGAAGTTTTGAGATCCCGGTTCTGTGTTTCTTGGTCCACGGGGAACCCAAAATCCTGCAG AGAATGTATAAGGGCATTGGAAATTCGACACCGTGGCTGATCCTGGCAGGCTCTGGAGGCGTGGCTGACATCCTTGTCACATTGATGAATAGTGGCTGCTGGGACACAGACAGTGTTCATGAGCTCCTGCTGGACACCTTTCCAAATGCCCACCACGGTGCAGACATCAGTAACTGGGTCAAGCTG ATCCAGAGGATACTTGATCATGGGCATCTCCTCACAGTCCACGACCCCGGACAGGAGAGCTCAGACCTGGATACAGTCATCCTCAAAGCTCTTGTCAAGG CCTGTAAAAGCCAAAGTCAGGAAGCTCAAGACTTCCTGGATGAACTGAAGCTGGCGGTGGCCTGGAACAGAGTGGACATTGCCAAGAGTGACATCTTTAACGGCGATGTGGAGTGGAAG GCCTGCGACCTTGAAGAAGTGATGATGGATGCTCTTATCAATGACAAACCAGACTTTGTGCGCCTGTTTGTGGATAACGGAGTGAACCTGGGTGAATTCCTCACATACGGGCGTCTCCAGGAGCTTTACTGGTCTGTGTCAGAGAAGAGTCTTTTTCACAATCTGCTTCTCAAAAAGTACGAGGAGAAGCAGCTCCTGCTGGGAGCAGCCCGGGCGCCGGGCCCACCTGGACATCACGCCTCTGAGCAAGCGAAGCCCCGCTTCACACTCTTCGAGGTGGCCaaagtgctgaaagactttctCCATGACTCCTGTAAGGGGTTTTACCAAAAGATTCCCACT GAAAAGCCTGCAAAAGGGCGACTATTCCACAGCCAAAAGAACCTCCCGGAGTTGGAGGGGCGCTGTGAACATCCTTGGCGGGATCTTTTCCTCTGGGCTGTCCTTCAGAACCGACAGCAGATGGCTAACTACTTCTGGACGATG GGCCCCGAGGCAGTCGCGGCTGCTCTGGCAGGTTGTAAGATTCTGAAAGAGATGGCACGCCTGGAATCGGAGGCTGAGTCTGCACGCAGCATGAAAGAGGCCAAGTATGAGCAGTTTGCCCTCG ATCTGTTCGGAGAGTGTTACTCCAACAACGAAGACAGAGCCTATGCGTTGCTGGTGAGGAGAACCAACTGCTGGAGCAAAACTACAGTCCTCAATTTGGCAACTGAAGCCGATGCCAAATCTTTCTTTGCACATGATGGAGTTCAG GCTCTCCTCACCAAAATCTGGTGGGGTGCCATGACAACAGACACAGCCATCTCCAAACTCGTGGTTTCTTTCTTCTGTCCAGCACTCATCTGGACCAACCTCATCAAGTTCAG TGAGGAGGAGCTGGACAATCGTAATGGCAACCAGCAGTTTGTGGAGCTGGACAGTCTGGACACAGAAAAGGCCCTACTGCTAacggatgatgatgatgacccaTT GGACTCTTCacctggaggagcagccactcagagCTGCGCCTCCGTGTGGTGGCGCTTCTTTCTGCGCCGCTGGCGTCGCTTCTGGAGTGCTCCCGTCACCGTTTTCCTCGGCAATGTCATCATGTACTTTGCCTTCCTCTGCCTCTTCACCTACGTGCTCCTTCTAGACTTCCGCCCCCCGCCTCCctctgggcccggagctccaGAGATAATGCTCTACTTCTGGGTCTTCACCTTGGTGCTGGAGGAACTTCGGCAG AGCTTCTTCACAGATGAAGAGATAAGCATCTTAAAGAAGTTTAAACTGTACTTGGAGGACAACTGGAACAAGTGCGACATGGTGGCCATCTTGCTCTTTGTTGTCGGGGTATCTTGCAG GATGGCAAGTGGTACTTATGAGGCGGGACGGACGGTCCTGGCCATAGATTTCATGGTATTTACTCTGCGTCTGATACACATCTTTGCCATTCATAAACAACTGGGGCCCAAGATCATCATCGTGGAGAGAATG ATGAAGgacgttttcttcttcctctttttcctgaGTGTGTGGATGATTGCGTATGGAGTTGCCACCCAGGCTCTTCTTCACCCCAATGACCCCAGAATTGACTGGGTGTTTCGCAGGGCGTTGTATCGCCCCTATCTGCACATTTTTGGGCAGATCCCCTTGGAGGAAATCGATG CTGCGTGGATGCCGAAGATGAACTGCACAAATGACAGAGATGAAATCATCCTGGGCCTGCTGCCGCCGTGTCCCAACGTTTACGCCAACTGGctggtcatcctgttgctggtCATCTTCCTCCTCGTCACCAACGTCCTTCTGCTCAACCTCCTCATTGCCATGTTCAG CTACACCTTCCAGGTCGTGCAGGGTAACACTGACATCTTCTGGAAGTTCCAGAGATATAACTTGATCGTGGAATACCACAGCCGGCCGGCTCTGGCCCCACCTTTTATCATCATCAGCCACCTTTCTCAGGTCCTCCTCTGCATGATCAAACGGCCCGAGTCCAAGCAGGAGCATCTCG AGAGGGAGATGCCTGCGGGACTAGACCAGAGGCTGATAACATGGGAAACAGTGCAGAAAGAGAACTACCTGGCAAAACTGGAGCGCCAGCACTGGGAGAGCAGCGAGGAGAGACTCAAGAGCACCTCCTCAAA GGTTCAGAGCTTGCTGAGGATTATTGGTGGATATAAGGACCAGGAGAAACGACTGGCATCCATGGAATCCCAG ATCAGATATTGTGGCGAGGTTCTGTCCTGGATGGCGGAGTGTTTCGCTCAGAGCACACTGAACTGCGGGAGAGACGCTCCGAGAGCCCCAG TGTCTCCAACAGGCAGCAAGGCAGGCAGCAGCGCGGACATGTCTCCAATTCAACCAGAGAAGGAAGCCAAAAAAGAAGAGCGAGGCGCTAAAGCTGCTCACCCGGGATTTGGAGCCAACAAAAAGTTTCCCTACATTGACGAATAA
- the trpm5 gene encoding transient receptor potential cation channel subfamily M member 5 isoform X2, translating to MPEKQDTPLATLQPQTRCLQCGDILEWSEEHSVLLGCSCSTVDETLENVARGLASKMKKKSHWAAGRVGDIDFCGSTKMRGKFVRVRSNTDPVLIYQMLTEEWSLSPPHLVVALVGGDELAQMKPWLHDTLRKGLVKAAQSTGAWILTNGLRFGITKHLGQAVRDHSLASTSSKVRVVAIGIAPWNMIHGREALLTAKVDEPAVYKSQDLPHGSVYSLDSHHSHFVLVEEDPNRPGATSEMRVKLLRHISLQRTAYGGTGSFEIPVLCFLVHGEPKILQRMYKGIGNSTPWLILAGSGGVADILVTLMNSGCWDTDSVHELLLDTFPNAHHGADISNWVKLIQRILDHGHLLTVHDPGQESSDLDTVILKALVKACKSQSQEAQDFLDELKLAVAWNRVDIAKSDIFNGDVEWKACDLEEVMMDALINDKPDFVRLFVDNGVNLGEFLTYGRLQELYWSVSEKSLFHNLLLKKYEEKQLLLGAARAPGPPGHHASEQAKPRFTLFEVAKVLKDFLHDSCKGFYQKIPTEKPAKGRLFHSQKNLPELEGRCEHPWRDLFLWAVLQNRQQMANYFWTMGPEAVAAALAGCKILKEMARLESEAESARSMKEAKYEQFALDLFGECYSNNEDRAYALLVRRTNCWSKTTVLNLATEADAKSFFAHDGVQALLTKIWWGAMTTDTAISKLVVSFFCPALIWTNLIKFSEEELDNRNGNQQFVELDSLDTEKALLLTDDDDDPLDSSPGGAATQSCASVWWRFFLRRWRRFWSAPVTVFLGNVIMYFAFLCLFTYVLLLDFRPPPPSGPGAPEIMLYFWVFTLVLEELRQSFFTDEEISILKKFKLYLEDNWNKCDMVAILLFVVGVSCRMASGTYEAGRTVLAIDFMVFTLRLIHIFAIHKQLGPKIIIVERMMKDVFFFLFFLSVWMIAYGVATQALLHPNDPRIDWVFRRALYRPYLHIFGQIPLEEIDAAWMPKMNCTNDRDEIILGLLPPCPNVYANWLVILLLVIFLLVTNVLLLNLLIAMFSYTFQVVQGNTDIFWKFQRYNLIVEYHSRPALAPPFIIISHLSQVLLCMIKRPESKQEHLEREMPAGLDQRLITWETVQKENYLAKLERQHWESSEERLKSTSSKVQSLLRIIGGYKDQEKRLASMESQIRYCGEVLSWMAECFAQSTLNCGRDAPRAPGSKAGSSADMSPIQPEKEAKKEERGAKAAHPGFGANKKFPYIDE from the exons TTGGGCTGCCGGAAGAGTGGGTGACATTGACTTTTGTGGCTCTACCAAGATGAGAGGAAAG tttgtgaGAGTGCGCAGCAACACGGACCCAGTGCTGATCTACCAGATGCTGACGGAAGAGTGGAGCCTTTCTCCCCCACACCTTGTAGTGGCTCTGGTGGGAGGAGATGAACTGGCTCAGATGAAGCCGTGGCTGCATGACACTCTGAGAAAAGGACTGGTGAAGGCTGCACAGAGCACAG GGGCTTGGATTCTGACCAATGGTCTTCGCTTCGGCATCACCAAACACTTGGGTCAGGCAGTGAGAGATCATTCCTTGGCCAGCACGTCCTCCAAAGTTCGTGTAGTGGCCATCGGCATCGCGCCCTGGAACATGATCCACGGCCGAGAGGCGCTACTCACCGCCAAG GTGGATGAGCCTGCAGTATACAAATCGCAGGACTTGCCTCATGGTTCAGTGTATTCTCTGGACAGCCACCACTCACACTTTGTGCTTGTGGAGGAGGATCCCAACAGACCAGGGGCGACCAGTGAGATGAGGGTGAAGCTGCTCAGACACATCTCCCTGCAGCGCACAGCTTATGGAG GCACAGGAAGTTTTGAGATCCCGGTTCTGTGTTTCTTGGTCCACGGGGAACCCAAAATCCTGCAG AGAATGTATAAGGGCATTGGAAATTCGACACCGTGGCTGATCCTGGCAGGCTCTGGAGGCGTGGCTGACATCCTTGTCACATTGATGAATAGTGGCTGCTGGGACACAGACAGTGTTCATGAGCTCCTGCTGGACACCTTTCCAAATGCCCACCACGGTGCAGACATCAGTAACTGGGTCAAGCTG ATCCAGAGGATACTTGATCATGGGCATCTCCTCACAGTCCACGACCCCGGACAGGAGAGCTCAGACCTGGATACAGTCATCCTCAAAGCTCTTGTCAAGG CCTGTAAAAGCCAAAGTCAGGAAGCTCAAGACTTCCTGGATGAACTGAAGCTGGCGGTGGCCTGGAACAGAGTGGACATTGCCAAGAGTGACATCTTTAACGGCGATGTGGAGTGGAAG GCCTGCGACCTTGAAGAAGTGATGATGGATGCTCTTATCAATGACAAACCAGACTTTGTGCGCCTGTTTGTGGATAACGGAGTGAACCTGGGTGAATTCCTCACATACGGGCGTCTCCAGGAGCTTTACTGGTCTGTGTCAGAGAAGAGTCTTTTTCACAATCTGCTTCTCAAAAAGTACGAGGAGAAGCAGCTCCTGCTGGGAGCAGCCCGGGCGCCGGGCCCACCTGGACATCACGCCTCTGAGCAAGCGAAGCCCCGCTTCACACTCTTCGAGGTGGCCaaagtgctgaaagactttctCCATGACTCCTGTAAGGGGTTTTACCAAAAGATTCCCACT GAAAAGCCTGCAAAAGGGCGACTATTCCACAGCCAAAAGAACCTCCCGGAGTTGGAGGGGCGCTGTGAACATCCTTGGCGGGATCTTTTCCTCTGGGCTGTCCTTCAGAACCGACAGCAGATGGCTAACTACTTCTGGACGATG GGCCCCGAGGCAGTCGCGGCTGCTCTGGCAGGTTGTAAGATTCTGAAAGAGATGGCACGCCTGGAATCGGAGGCTGAGTCTGCACGCAGCATGAAAGAGGCCAAGTATGAGCAGTTTGCCCTCG ATCTGTTCGGAGAGTGTTACTCCAACAACGAAGACAGAGCCTATGCGTTGCTGGTGAGGAGAACCAACTGCTGGAGCAAAACTACAGTCCTCAATTTGGCAACTGAAGCCGATGCCAAATCTTTCTTTGCACATGATGGAGTTCAG GCTCTCCTCACCAAAATCTGGTGGGGTGCCATGACAACAGACACAGCCATCTCCAAACTCGTGGTTTCTTTCTTCTGTCCAGCACTCATCTGGACCAACCTCATCAAGTTCAG TGAGGAGGAGCTGGACAATCGTAATGGCAACCAGCAGTTTGTGGAGCTGGACAGTCTGGACACAGAAAAGGCCCTACTGCTAacggatgatgatgatgacccaTT GGACTCTTCacctggaggagcagccactcagagCTGCGCCTCCGTGTGGTGGCGCTTCTTTCTGCGCCGCTGGCGTCGCTTCTGGAGTGCTCCCGTCACCGTTTTCCTCGGCAATGTCATCATGTACTTTGCCTTCCTCTGCCTCTTCACCTACGTGCTCCTTCTAGACTTCCGCCCCCCGCCTCCctctgggcccggagctccaGAGATAATGCTCTACTTCTGGGTCTTCACCTTGGTGCTGGAGGAACTTCGGCAG AGCTTCTTCACAGATGAAGAGATAAGCATCTTAAAGAAGTTTAAACTGTACTTGGAGGACAACTGGAACAAGTGCGACATGGTGGCCATCTTGCTCTTTGTTGTCGGGGTATCTTGCAG GATGGCAAGTGGTACTTATGAGGCGGGACGGACGGTCCTGGCCATAGATTTCATGGTATTTACTCTGCGTCTGATACACATCTTTGCCATTCATAAACAACTGGGGCCCAAGATCATCATCGTGGAGAGAATG ATGAAGgacgttttcttcttcctctttttcctgaGTGTGTGGATGATTGCGTATGGAGTTGCCACCCAGGCTCTTCTTCACCCCAATGACCCCAGAATTGACTGGGTGTTTCGCAGGGCGTTGTATCGCCCCTATCTGCACATTTTTGGGCAGATCCCCTTGGAGGAAATCGATG CTGCGTGGATGCCGAAGATGAACTGCACAAATGACAGAGATGAAATCATCCTGGGCCTGCTGCCGCCGTGTCCCAACGTTTACGCCAACTGGctggtcatcctgttgctggtCATCTTCCTCCTCGTCACCAACGTCCTTCTGCTCAACCTCCTCATTGCCATGTTCAG CTACACCTTCCAGGTCGTGCAGGGTAACACTGACATCTTCTGGAAGTTCCAGAGATATAACTTGATCGTGGAATACCACAGCCGGCCGGCTCTGGCCCCACCTTTTATCATCATCAGCCACCTTTCTCAGGTCCTCCTCTGCATGATCAAACGGCCCGAGTCCAAGCAGGAGCATCTCG AGAGGGAGATGCCTGCGGGACTAGACCAGAGGCTGATAACATGGGAAACAGTGCAGAAAGAGAACTACCTGGCAAAACTGGAGCGCCAGCACTGGGAGAGCAGCGAGGAGAGACTCAAGAGCACCTCCTCAAA GGTTCAGAGCTTGCTGAGGATTATTGGTGGATATAAGGACCAGGAGAAACGACTGGCATCCATGGAATCCCAG ATCAGATATTGTGGCGAGGTTCTGTCCTGGATGGCGGAGTGTTTCGCTCAGAGCACACTGAACTGCGGGAGAGACGCTCCGAGAGCCCCAG GCAGCAAGGCAGGCAGCAGCGCGGACATGTCTCCAATTCAACCAGAGAAGGAAGCCAAAAAAGAAGAGCGAGGCGCTAAAGCTGCTCACCCGGGATTTGGAGCCAACAAAAAGTTTCCCTACATTGACGAATAA
- the traf6 gene encoding TNF receptor-associated factor 6: MACFESKERSLEEDSYEGAVGGELSNCALAMLEKERESLLSPSEGSATFMSSSSSLQAAAPLQGYDVEFDPPLESKYECPICLMALRNAIQTRCGHRFCKSCIEKSIRDTGQRCPVDNEVLSEDHLFPDNFAKREILSLTVRCPNSGCTDKMELRHLENHLAQCQFATVPCPQCQQPVRKSVLEEHTTAECLRRPMSCPDCVEYFVFEERELHEQRCPFASIKCQYCEMDLIRDQMESHCDTDCPKAPIACTFSIFGCKERMLRHNLAQHMQEFTQMHMRYMAEFLRGLSINGTTPKPLWTQGPSISSDDQAAAASASGCSGPRGPASCSAAAASCQPSEEMQRLREMDGRLVKQDHQLRELIILKETQAGQLAELRRRVSMLEETVKELETQQSHGLFIWRLKGFSAHLRNQEAGQPVVEHSPGFYTGRPGYKLCLRLHLQTPNAPRCSNYISLFVHTMQGDFDGHLTWPFQGTIRLAILDQGPDGQHHMEVMETKPDLQAFQKPVIPRNPKGFGYVTFMHLSQLNQRNYLKDDNLLIRCEVTPRFDSMIHREGPAVQPRGPESSVSRE; this comes from the exons ATGGCTTGTTTTGAAAGCAAAGAGAGGAGTTTGGAGGAGGACAGCTATGAAGGAGCTGTTGGTGGAGAGCTGTCCAATTGTGCCTTGGCCATGCTGGAAAAGGAACGGGAGTCCCTTCTTAGCCCCTCAGAGGGTTCTGCCACCTTCATGAGCAGCTCCTCCAGTCTTCAAGCTGCTGCGCCTCTTCAGGGCTACGATGTGGAGTTTGACCCACCCCTAGAAAGTAAATATGAGTGCCCTATCTGCCTCATGGCTTTAAGGAATGCCATTCAAACACGCTGTGGTCACCGTTTCTGCAAGAGCTGTATTGAGAAGTCCATTCG CGATACAGGACAGCGGTGTCCTGTGGACAACGAAGTTCTGTCAGAGGACCATTTGTTCCCTGATAACTTTGCCAAAAGGGAGATTTTATCATTGACTGTTCGTTGTCCAAATTCAGGCTGCACCGATAAGATGGAACTTCGACATTTAGAG AATCATTTGGCACAGTGTCAGTTTGCCACCGTGCCGTGTCCGCAGTGCCAGCAGCCGGTGAGAAAGAGCGTCCTGGAGGAGCACACGACTGCCGAGTGCCTTAGGAGACCAATGTCATGTCCAGACTGTGTGGAGTACTTTGTTTTTGAGGAGAGGGAG CTGCATGAGCAGCGCTGTCCTTTTGCCAGTATCAAGTGCCAGTACTGTGAGATGGACCTCATCAGAGACCAG ATGGAATCTCACTGTGATACAGACTGCCCGAAAGCACCGATAGCCTGTACTTTTAGTATCTTTGGATGCAAGGAAAGG ATGCTGCGGCACAACCTGGCCCAGCACATGCAGGAGTTCACCCAGATGCACATGCGCTACATGGCTGAGTTTCTGCGCGGCCTCAGTATCAATGGCACCACCCCCAAACCCCTGTGGACGCAAGGACCTTCTATTTCCTCTGACGATCAAGCAGCCGCAGCGTCGGCGTCGGGCTGCAGCGGGCCCAGAGGACCTGCGAGCTGCAGCGCCGCCGCCGCCTCATGTCAGCCCTCCGAGGAGATGCAGAGGCTCAGAGAGATGGACGGACGGCTGGTGAAGCAGGACCACCAGCTGCGTGAACTCATCATTTTGAAAGAGACTCAG GCGGGTCAGCTTGCAGAGCTCAGGCGTAGGGTGTCGATGCTGGAGGAGACGGTGAAGGAGCTGGAGACCCAGCAGTCCCACGGCCTCTTTATCTGGCGACTCAAAGGTTTCTCCGCTCACTTGCGGAACCAAGAGGCGGGCCAGCCGGTGGTGGAGCACAGCCCCGGCTTCTACACGGGCCGCCCCGGCTACAAGCTGTGTCTGCGTTTACACCTGCAGACCCCCAACGCCCCTCGCTGCTccaactacatctccctcttcGTCCACACCATGCAAGGAGATTTTGACGGCCATCTCACTTGGCCGTTTCAGGGGACCATACGGCTCGCCATACTGGACCAGGGGCCGGACGGCCAGCATCacatggaggtgatggagacgAAGCCGGATCTCCAAGCCTTCCAAAAGCCTGTCATTCCCCGCAACCCCAAAGGATTTGGTTATGTCACCTTTATGCACCTATCTCAGCTCAATCAGAGAAATTATCTTAAAGATGATAATTTACTTATCCGCTGTGAGGTGACGCCACGTTTTGACAGCATGATTCACCGTGAAGGACCAGCGGTTCAACCCAGAGGGCCCGAATCATCCGTTTCAAGGGAGTAA